From a region of the Synchiropus splendidus isolate RoL2022-P1 chromosome 12, RoL_Sspl_1.0, whole genome shotgun sequence genome:
- the armt1 gene encoding damage-control phosphatase ARMT1 isoform X2: MAADASPPGAAPSLSAKVVRSFAYLTVKDRLPTILTKVIDTIHRNKNKFFEEHGEEGIQAEKQTISLLSKLRNELQTDKPMVDLSDGHGDRDAWNQYRQRQQALQGSEAVSWFKSPWLYVECYMYRRIQEAVWLNPPICDYDVFNEGKTRSFFESQQAMMALCLHFESINKNVEELSDNHLQEHFYTLLKVSLWGNKCDLSISAGMENSQKTSPVESLLSLEPFILVDDSSMVWSTLASARASVRSGQSVRVDLVLDNAGFELVTDLVLADFLVASGLATEVRFHGKSMPWFVSDVTARDFQWTIKQTMAANHKWMSKSGARWQNYLRDGVWSYHDHPFWTLPHEFCDMEADAADLYGALQSSDLVLFKGDLNYRKLTGDREWEHTVEFETALRGFAPAPLCSLRTLKANVQVGLQPGQAAKLGSKEPDWMTSGKYAVIQFHGPKAPSTPVESATEQ; encoded by the exons ATGGCGGCTGACGCTTCTCCACCCGGAGCGGCCCCTTCTCTGTCTGCGAAGGTGGTCAG GTCTTTTGCCTATTTGACCGTGAAGGATCGGCTGCCGACCATCCTCACAAAAGTCATTGACACGATCCACCGCAataaaaacaagttcttcgAAGAGCACGGAGAG GAAGGCATTCAAGCTGAGAAGCAGACCATTTCTCTCCTGTCTAAACTCAGAAACGAGTTGCAAACAGACAAGCCAATGGTTGACCTGAGCGACGGCCATGGAGACCGGGACGCCTGGAATCAGTACCGACAGAGGCAGCAGGCGCTTCAGGGCTCGGAGGCTGTGAGCTGGTTCAAGTCTCCCTGGCTGTACGTGGAGTGCTACATGTATCGGAGAATACAGGAGGCAGTTTGGCTCAA TCCTCCCATCTGTGACTACGACGTCTTCAATGAGGGGAAAACCCGGAGCTTTTTCGAGTCCCAGCAGGCTATGATGGCTCTGTGTTTGCACTTTGAGAGCATCAACAAGAACGTTGAAGAACTGTCTGATAACCACCTGCAGGAACATTTCTACACGCTACTGAAG GTCTCTCTGTGGGGAAACAAGTGTGATCTGTCCATCTCAGCGGGGATGGAAAATTCCCAGAAGACCAGTCCTGTGGAGTCGCTCCTCAGTTTGGAACCTTTCATCCTGGTGGATGACTCCAGCATGGTGTGGTCCACGCTGGCCTCTGCGCGGGCCTCTGTGCGATCTGGACAGTCTGTCAGGGTGGACTTGGTTCTGGATAACGCCGGCTTTGAGCTGGTGACGGACTTGGTCCTGGCTGATTTCCTGGTGGCATCAGGTCTCGCCACTGAGGTCCGTTTCCACGGGAAATCCATGCCGTGGTTTGTCTCTGACGTGACGGCTCGTGACTTTCAGTGGACCATCAAGCAAACCATGGCGGCAAATCACAAGTGGATGTCGAAGAGCGGCGCCCGGTGGCAGAACTATTTGCGGGATGGCGTCTGGTCCTACCATGACCATCCTTTCTGGACTTTGCCTCATGAGTTCTGTGACATGGAGGCTGACGCTGCTGACCTGTACGGGGCGCTGCAGAGCAGTGACTTGGTGCTGTTTAAGGGGGATCTCAACTACAGGAAGCTGACCGGCGACCGAGAGTGGGAGCACACAGTTGAGTTTGAAACCGCTCTCAGGGGATTTGCACCCGCACCGCTATGCAGTTTGAGGACTCTCAAGGCTAATGTTCAGGTCGGTCTACAGCCTGGTCAAGCGGCAAAGTTAGGCTCTAAAGAACCCGACTGGATGACAAGCGGCAAGTATGCCGTCATTCAGTTCCACGGCCCGAAGGCCCCATCGACCCCCGTGGAATCTGCCACTGAGCAATAA
- the armt1 gene encoding damage-control phosphatase ARMT1 isoform X1 produces MSYASTVSCLATEAACYYCINELMRLCRSFAYLTVKDRLPTILTKVIDTIHRNKNKFFEEHGEEGIQAEKQTISLLSKLRNELQTDKPMVDLSDGHGDRDAWNQYRQRQQALQGSEAVSWFKSPWLYVECYMYRRIQEAVWLNPPICDYDVFNEGKTRSFFESQQAMMALCLHFESINKNVEELSDNHLQEHFYTLLKVSLWGNKCDLSISAGMENSQKTSPVESLLSLEPFILVDDSSMVWSTLASARASVRSGQSVRVDLVLDNAGFELVTDLVLADFLVASGLATEVRFHGKSMPWFVSDVTARDFQWTIKQTMAANHKWMSKSGARWQNYLRDGVWSYHDHPFWTLPHEFCDMEADAADLYGALQSSDLVLFKGDLNYRKLTGDREWEHTVEFETALRGFAPAPLCSLRTLKANVQVGLQPGQAAKLGSKEPDWMTSGKYAVIQFHGPKAPSTPVESATEQ; encoded by the exons ATGTCTTACGCCTCCACTGTGAGCTGTCTGGCTACAGAAGCTGCTTGTTATTACTGTATCAATGAGCTCATGCGTCTCTGCAGGTCTTTTGCCTATTTGACCGTGAAGGATCGGCTGCCGACCATCCTCACAAAAGTCATTGACACGATCCACCGCAataaaaacaagttcttcgAAGAGCACGGAGAG GAAGGCATTCAAGCTGAGAAGCAGACCATTTCTCTCCTGTCTAAACTCAGAAACGAGTTGCAAACAGACAAGCCAATGGTTGACCTGAGCGACGGCCATGGAGACCGGGACGCCTGGAATCAGTACCGACAGAGGCAGCAGGCGCTTCAGGGCTCGGAGGCTGTGAGCTGGTTCAAGTCTCCCTGGCTGTACGTGGAGTGCTACATGTATCGGAGAATACAGGAGGCAGTTTGGCTCAA TCCTCCCATCTGTGACTACGACGTCTTCAATGAGGGGAAAACCCGGAGCTTTTTCGAGTCCCAGCAGGCTATGATGGCTCTGTGTTTGCACTTTGAGAGCATCAACAAGAACGTTGAAGAACTGTCTGATAACCACCTGCAGGAACATTTCTACACGCTACTGAAG GTCTCTCTGTGGGGAAACAAGTGTGATCTGTCCATCTCAGCGGGGATGGAAAATTCCCAGAAGACCAGTCCTGTGGAGTCGCTCCTCAGTTTGGAACCTTTCATCCTGGTGGATGACTCCAGCATGGTGTGGTCCACGCTGGCCTCTGCGCGGGCCTCTGTGCGATCTGGACAGTCTGTCAGGGTGGACTTGGTTCTGGATAACGCCGGCTTTGAGCTGGTGACGGACTTGGTCCTGGCTGATTTCCTGGTGGCATCAGGTCTCGCCACTGAGGTCCGTTTCCACGGGAAATCCATGCCGTGGTTTGTCTCTGACGTGACGGCTCGTGACTTTCAGTGGACCATCAAGCAAACCATGGCGGCAAATCACAAGTGGATGTCGAAGAGCGGCGCCCGGTGGCAGAACTATTTGCGGGATGGCGTCTGGTCCTACCATGACCATCCTTTCTGGACTTTGCCTCATGAGTTCTGTGACATGGAGGCTGACGCTGCTGACCTGTACGGGGCGCTGCAGAGCAGTGACTTGGTGCTGTTTAAGGGGGATCTCAACTACAGGAAGCTGACCGGCGACCGAGAGTGGGAGCACACAGTTGAGTTTGAAACCGCTCTCAGGGGATTTGCACCCGCACCGCTATGCAGTTTGAGGACTCTCAAGGCTAATGTTCAGGTCGGTCTACAGCCTGGTCAAGCGGCAAAGTTAGGCTCTAAAGAACCCGACTGGATGACAAGCGGCAAGTATGCCGTCATTCAGTTCCACGGCCCGAAGGCCCCATCGACCCCCGTGGAATCTGCCACTGAGCAATAA
- the armt1 gene encoding damage-control phosphatase ARMT1 isoform X3 — protein MRESRDGSLHAQWSFAYLTVKDRLPTILTKVIDTIHRNKNKFFEEHGEEGIQAEKQTISLLSKLRNELQTDKPMVDLSDGHGDRDAWNQYRQRQQALQGSEAVSWFKSPWLYVECYMYRRIQEAVWLNPPICDYDVFNEGKTRSFFESQQAMMALCLHFESINKNVEELSDNHLQEHFYTLLKVSLWGNKCDLSISAGMENSQKTSPVESLLSLEPFILVDDSSMVWSTLASARASVRSGQSVRVDLVLDNAGFELVTDLVLADFLVASGLATEVRFHGKSMPWFVSDVTARDFQWTIKQTMAANHKWMSKSGARWQNYLRDGVWSYHDHPFWTLPHEFCDMEADAADLYGALQSSDLVLFKGDLNYRKLTGDREWEHTVEFETALRGFAPAPLCSLRTLKANVQVGLQPGQAAKLGSKEPDWMTSGKYAVIQFHGPKAPSTPVESATEQ, from the exons GTCTTTTGCCTATTTGACCGTGAAGGATCGGCTGCCGACCATCCTCACAAAAGTCATTGACACGATCCACCGCAataaaaacaagttcttcgAAGAGCACGGAGAG GAAGGCATTCAAGCTGAGAAGCAGACCATTTCTCTCCTGTCTAAACTCAGAAACGAGTTGCAAACAGACAAGCCAATGGTTGACCTGAGCGACGGCCATGGAGACCGGGACGCCTGGAATCAGTACCGACAGAGGCAGCAGGCGCTTCAGGGCTCGGAGGCTGTGAGCTGGTTCAAGTCTCCCTGGCTGTACGTGGAGTGCTACATGTATCGGAGAATACAGGAGGCAGTTTGGCTCAA TCCTCCCATCTGTGACTACGACGTCTTCAATGAGGGGAAAACCCGGAGCTTTTTCGAGTCCCAGCAGGCTATGATGGCTCTGTGTTTGCACTTTGAGAGCATCAACAAGAACGTTGAAGAACTGTCTGATAACCACCTGCAGGAACATTTCTACACGCTACTGAAG GTCTCTCTGTGGGGAAACAAGTGTGATCTGTCCATCTCAGCGGGGATGGAAAATTCCCAGAAGACCAGTCCTGTGGAGTCGCTCCTCAGTTTGGAACCTTTCATCCTGGTGGATGACTCCAGCATGGTGTGGTCCACGCTGGCCTCTGCGCGGGCCTCTGTGCGATCTGGACAGTCTGTCAGGGTGGACTTGGTTCTGGATAACGCCGGCTTTGAGCTGGTGACGGACTTGGTCCTGGCTGATTTCCTGGTGGCATCAGGTCTCGCCACTGAGGTCCGTTTCCACGGGAAATCCATGCCGTGGTTTGTCTCTGACGTGACGGCTCGTGACTTTCAGTGGACCATCAAGCAAACCATGGCGGCAAATCACAAGTGGATGTCGAAGAGCGGCGCCCGGTGGCAGAACTATTTGCGGGATGGCGTCTGGTCCTACCATGACCATCCTTTCTGGACTTTGCCTCATGAGTTCTGTGACATGGAGGCTGACGCTGCTGACCTGTACGGGGCGCTGCAGAGCAGTGACTTGGTGCTGTTTAAGGGGGATCTCAACTACAGGAAGCTGACCGGCGACCGAGAGTGGGAGCACACAGTTGAGTTTGAAACCGCTCTCAGGGGATTTGCACCCGCACCGCTATGCAGTTTGAGGACTCTCAAGGCTAATGTTCAGGTCGGTCTACAGCCTGGTCAAGCGGCAAAGTTAGGCTCTAAAGAACCCGACTGGATGACAAGCGGCAAGTATGCCGTCATTCAGTTCCACGGCCCGAAGGCCCCATCGACCCCCGTGGAATCTGCCACTGAGCAATAA
- the esr1 gene encoding estrogen receptor, translated as MLLRQSPARSRQPRGPALTELETLSPPRLSPPPRGPLMYPEESRGSGGVATVDFLEGSYDYGTPVPTPLYSHSTPGYYAAPLETHGPPSDGSLQSLGSGPTSPLVFVPSSPRLSPFMQPPAHHYLESTSTPIYRSSVGPGQQQQQQVREDHCVSSVVEGEAGGPVFDMAKETYFCAVCSDYASGYHYGVWSCEGCKAFFKRSIQGHNDYMCPATNQCTIDRNRRKSCQACRLRKCYEVGMMKGGVRKDRGRVLRRDKRRTSTSNKSMKELQQRAAHSQEGRRYSSSVGGGGGRASLGDISPEQVLLLLQGAEPPILCSRQKLSRPYTEVSMMTLLTSMADKELVHMIAWAKKLPGFLQLSLHDQVQLLESSWLEVLMIGLIWRSIHCPGKLIFAQDLILDRSEGDCVEGMAEIFDMLLATASRFRLLKLKPEEFVCLKAIILLNSGAFAFCTGTMEPLHDSTAVQNMLDTITDALIHHINQSGCSVQQQARRQAQLLLLLSHIRHMSNKGMEHLYSMKCKNKVPLYDLLLEMLDAHHLHRPVRPTPPWCDRDPASSAASHRTSTSSSSSSSSAGGVCAASPEGHESPSPTPPGPGVLQFGGPRSDCTHIL; from the exons ATGTTGCTCAGGCAGAGCCCGGCCAGGAGCAGGCAGCCGCGTGGACCAGCACTCACAGAGCTGGAGACCCTCTCCCCGCCTCGTCTCTCGCCTCCGCCGCGCGGCCCCCTCATGTACCCCGAGGAGAGCCGGGGGTCCGGAGGGGTGGCCACTGTGGACTTCCTGGAAGGGAGCTACGACTACGGGACTCCGGTGCCCACGCCACTTTACAGCCACTCCACGCCCGGCTACTACGCCGCCCCGCTGGAGACCCATGGACCCCCCTCAGACGGCAGCCTTCAGTCTCTGGGGAGTGGACCCACCAGTCCCCTGGTTTTTGTGCCCTCCAGCCCCCGACTCAGCCCCTTCATGCAGCCGCCCGCTCACCACTATCTGGAGAGCACTTCGACGCCCATCTATAG GTCCAGCGTGGGGCcgggtcagcagcagcagcagcaggtccgaGAGGACCACTGCGTCAGCAGCGTGGTGGAGggcgaggccggggggcccgtcTTCGACATGGCTAAAGAGACGTACTTCTGCGCGGTGTGCAGTGACTACGCCTCCGGCTACCACTACGGGGTGTGGTCCTGCGAGGGCTGCAAGGCTTTCTTCAAGAGGAGCATCCAGG GTCACAATGACTACATGTGCCCCGCTACCAATCAGTGCACTATTGACCGGAATCGGAGGAAGAGTTGCCAGGCCTGCCGTCTCAGGAAGTGCTACGAAGTTGGGATGATGAAAGGAG GTGTTCGCAAAGACCGAGGGCGTGTTCTCCGGCGAGACAAGCGTCGGACCAGCACCAGCAACAAGTCCatgaaggagctgcagcagcgagcGGCTCACTCCCAGGAGGGGAGGCGGTACAGCAGCAGcgtgggagggggaggaggcagAGCGTCACTGGGTGACATCTCTCCTGAACAG gttcttctcctgctgcagggAGCCGAGCCGCCCATCCTGTGTTCCCGACAGAAGCTGAGCCGGCCGTACACGGAGGTCAGCATGATGACACTGCTGACCAGCATGGCTGACAAGGAGCTGGTGCACATGATCGCCTGGGCCAAGAAGCTGCCAG GCTTCCTCCAGCTGTCGCTCCACGACCAGgtgcagctgctggagagcTCCTGGCTGGAGGTCCTGATGATCGGCCTCATCTGGAGGTCCATCCACTGCCCCGGCAAACTCATCTTCGCTCAGGACCTCATCCTGGACAG GAGCGAGGGCGACTGCGTGGAGGGGATGGCCGAGATCTTCGACATGCTGCTCGCCACCGCGTCCCGCTTCCGATTGCTGAAGCTCAAGCCTGAAGAGTTTGTGTGCCTCAAAGCCATCATCCTGCTCAACTCCG GAGCCTTCGCCTTCTGCACCGGCACCATGGAGCCGCTGCACGACAGCACGGCCGTGCAGAACATGCTGGACACCATCACCGACGCGCTCATCCATCACATCAACCAATCCGGGTGCTCGGTCCAGCAGCAGGCCAGACGACAGGcgcagctgcttctcctcctgtctcacatCCGACACATGAG CAACAAGGGCATGGAGCACCTCTACAGCATGAAGTGCAAGAACAAAGTTCCTCTCTACGACCTTCTGCTGGAGATGCTGGACGCGCACCACCTTCACCGGCCGGTCAGACCCACCCCTCCGTGGTGCGACAGAGACCCCGCCTCCTCCGCCGCCTCTCACcgcaccagcaccagcagcagcagcagcagcagcagcgcaggTGGGGTCTGCGCTGCCAGTCCAGAGGGCCACGAGAGCCCCAGCCCCACCCCACCCGGGCCAGGAGTCCTGCAGTTCGGGGGCCCTCGCTCTGACTGCACCCACATCCTCTGA